A window of Elgaria multicarinata webbii isolate HBS135686 ecotype San Diego chromosome 2, rElgMul1.1.pri, whole genome shotgun sequence contains these coding sequences:
- the ACVR1C gene encoding activin receptor type-1C isoform X2, with protein sequence MRRALRSGLCAVALVLAACAPLCTGLTCVCQLCEKTNYTCETEGACWTSVMLTNGKEETIKACVSLSQLKAQIFCHGSKNVTKTECCYTDFCNNITIHLPTGQDTSSKSKLGPVELTGMITVPVCVLSIALMLLVYTCQGRHCKFRKKRRANIEEPLSECNLVNPGKSLRDLIFDMTTSGSGSGLPLLVQRTIARTIVLQEIVGKGRFGEVWRGKWCGEDVAVKIFSSRDERSWFREAEIYQTIMLRHENILGFIAADNKDNGTWTQLWLVSDYYEQGSLFDYLNSNTVTADRMIKLTFSIASGLAHLHMEIVGTQGKPAISHRDLKSKNILVKRNETCAIADLGLAVKHDSLLNTIDIPQNPRVGTKRYMAPEILDDTMSMNIFESFKRADIYSLGLVYWEISRRCAVGGAQNNGPNNARMLVRQRGSSTDSASH encoded by the exons GTCTAACATGTGTGTGCCAACTGTGTGAAAAAACGAACTACACTTGTGAAACGGAAGGGGCTTGTTGGACTTCTGTCATGCTAACAAATGGTAAAGAAGAAACAATAAAGGCATGCGTTTCCCTATCGCAACTGAAGGCACAAATTTTCTGCCATGGTTCTAAGAACGTAACCAAGACAGAATGCTGCTATACAGATTTTTGCAACAACATCACCATTCACTTGCCCACAG GTCAAGATACTTCAAGCAAATCGAAGCTGGGACCTGTGGAGTTGACAGGGATGATAACTGTACCCGTATGTGTCTTGTCTATAGCTCTAATGCTGCTTGTATACACATGTCAAGGCCGCCACTGCAAATTCAGGAAGAAAAGAAGGGCAAATATTGAAGAACCTCTGTCGGAATGCAACCTCGTGAACCCAGGGAAAAGTCTCAGAGATCTAATTTTTGATATGACAACATCAGGTTCGGGGTCTG GTTTACCTCTCCTTGTCCAAAGAACAATTGCAAGGACTATTGTTCTCCAGGAAATAGTAGGAAAAGGTCGATTCGGCGAAGTCTGGCGTGGAAAATGGTGCGGGGAAGACGTAGCTGTGAAAATCTTTTCCTCGAGAGATGAAAGGTCTTGGTTTCGTGAAGCAGAAATCTATCAGACAATTATGCTGAGGCATGAAAATATCTTGGGTTTTATTGCTGCTGATAACAAGG ATAATGGAACTTGGACCCAGCTGTGGCTTGTATCGGACTACTATGAGCAAGGGTCTTTGTTTGACTACTTAAACAGCAACACTGTGACAGCGGACAGGATGATAAAGCTGACCTTTTCAATAGCAAGCGGCCTAGCACATCTTCACATGGAGATTGTCGGCACCCAAG GCAAACCAGCTATTTCACATAGAGACCTGAAATCTAAAAATATTTTAGTCAAAAGGAATGAAACTTGTGCCATTGCTGACCTAGGACTGGCGGTGAAGCATGACTCTCTATTAAACACAATTGACATACCTCAAAATCCTAGAGTGGGAACCAAGAG GTACATGGCTCCAGAAATACTTGATGACACAATGAGCATGAATATCTTCGAGTCCTTTAAGCGTGCAGACATCTATTCTCTTGGGCTGGTGTACTGGGAGATATCCCGAAGATGTGCAGTTGGAG GCGCTCAGAATAATGGGCCGAATAATGCGCGAATGCTGGTACGCCAACGGGGCAGCTCGACTGACAGCGCTTCGCATTAA
- the ACVR1C gene encoding activin receptor type-1C isoform X3 — MRRALRSGLCAVALVLAACAPLCTGQDTSSKSKLGPVELTGMITVPVCVLSIALMLLVYTCQGRHCKFRKKRRANIEEPLSECNLVNPGKSLRDLIFDMTTSGSGSGLPLLVQRTIARTIVLQEIVGKGRFGEVWRGKWCGEDVAVKIFSSRDERSWFREAEIYQTIMLRHENILGFIAADNKDNGTWTQLWLVSDYYEQGSLFDYLNSNTVTADRMIKLTFSIASGLAHLHMEIVGTQGKPAISHRDLKSKNILVKRNETCAIADLGLAVKHDSLLNTIDIPQNPRVGTKRYMAPEILDDTMSMNIFESFKRADIYSLGLVYWEISRRCAVGGIVEEYQLPYYDVVPSDPSIEDMRRVVCEQKLRPNIPNQWQSCEALRIMGRIMRECWYANGAARLTALRIKKTISQLCIQEDSKA; from the exons GTCAAGATACTTCAAGCAAATCGAAGCTGGGACCTGTGGAGTTGACAGGGATGATAACTGTACCCGTATGTGTCTTGTCTATAGCTCTAATGCTGCTTGTATACACATGTCAAGGCCGCCACTGCAAATTCAGGAAGAAAAGAAGGGCAAATATTGAAGAACCTCTGTCGGAATGCAACCTCGTGAACCCAGGGAAAAGTCTCAGAGATCTAATTTTTGATATGACAACATCAGGTTCGGGGTCTG GTTTACCTCTCCTTGTCCAAAGAACAATTGCAAGGACTATTGTTCTCCAGGAAATAGTAGGAAAAGGTCGATTCGGCGAAGTCTGGCGTGGAAAATGGTGCGGGGAAGACGTAGCTGTGAAAATCTTTTCCTCGAGAGATGAAAGGTCTTGGTTTCGTGAAGCAGAAATCTATCAGACAATTATGCTGAGGCATGAAAATATCTTGGGTTTTATTGCTGCTGATAACAAGG ATAATGGAACTTGGACCCAGCTGTGGCTTGTATCGGACTACTATGAGCAAGGGTCTTTGTTTGACTACTTAAACAGCAACACTGTGACAGCGGACAGGATGATAAAGCTGACCTTTTCAATAGCAAGCGGCCTAGCACATCTTCACATGGAGATTGTCGGCACCCAAG GCAAACCAGCTATTTCACATAGAGACCTGAAATCTAAAAATATTTTAGTCAAAAGGAATGAAACTTGTGCCATTGCTGACCTAGGACTGGCGGTGAAGCATGACTCTCTATTAAACACAATTGACATACCTCAAAATCCTAGAGTGGGAACCAAGAG GTACATGGCTCCAGAAATACTTGATGACACAATGAGCATGAATATCTTCGAGTCCTTTAAGCGTGCAGACATCTATTCTCTTGGGCTGGTGTACTGGGAGATATCCCGAAGATGTGCAGTTGGAG GAATTGTTGAAGAATACCAGTTACCTTATTATGACGTTGTGCCTTCTGATCCTTCAATAGAAGATATGAGAAGGGTAGTCTGTGAACAAAAACTTAGACCAAATATCCCAAATCAGTGGCAAAGCTGTGAG GCGCTCAGAATAATGGGCCGAATAATGCGCGAATGCTGGTACGCCAACGGGGCAGCTCGACTGACAGCGCTTCGCATTAAGAAGACCATTTCTCAACTCTGCATACAAGAAGATTCCAAAGCTTAA
- the ACVR1C gene encoding activin receptor type-1C isoform X1, protein MRRALRSGLCAVALVLAACAPLCTGLTCVCQLCEKTNYTCETEGACWTSVMLTNGKEETIKACVSLSQLKAQIFCHGSKNVTKTECCYTDFCNNITIHLPTGQDTSSKSKLGPVELTGMITVPVCVLSIALMLLVYTCQGRHCKFRKKRRANIEEPLSECNLVNPGKSLRDLIFDMTTSGSGSGLPLLVQRTIARTIVLQEIVGKGRFGEVWRGKWCGEDVAVKIFSSRDERSWFREAEIYQTIMLRHENILGFIAADNKDNGTWTQLWLVSDYYEQGSLFDYLNSNTVTADRMIKLTFSIASGLAHLHMEIVGTQGKPAISHRDLKSKNILVKRNETCAIADLGLAVKHDSLLNTIDIPQNPRVGTKRYMAPEILDDTMSMNIFESFKRADIYSLGLVYWEISRRCAVGGIVEEYQLPYYDVVPSDPSIEDMRRVVCEQKLRPNIPNQWQSCEALRIMGRIMRECWYANGAARLTALRIKKTISQLCIQEDSKA, encoded by the exons GTCTAACATGTGTGTGCCAACTGTGTGAAAAAACGAACTACACTTGTGAAACGGAAGGGGCTTGTTGGACTTCTGTCATGCTAACAAATGGTAAAGAAGAAACAATAAAGGCATGCGTTTCCCTATCGCAACTGAAGGCACAAATTTTCTGCCATGGTTCTAAGAACGTAACCAAGACAGAATGCTGCTATACAGATTTTTGCAACAACATCACCATTCACTTGCCCACAG GTCAAGATACTTCAAGCAAATCGAAGCTGGGACCTGTGGAGTTGACAGGGATGATAACTGTACCCGTATGTGTCTTGTCTATAGCTCTAATGCTGCTTGTATACACATGTCAAGGCCGCCACTGCAAATTCAGGAAGAAAAGAAGGGCAAATATTGAAGAACCTCTGTCGGAATGCAACCTCGTGAACCCAGGGAAAAGTCTCAGAGATCTAATTTTTGATATGACAACATCAGGTTCGGGGTCTG GTTTACCTCTCCTTGTCCAAAGAACAATTGCAAGGACTATTGTTCTCCAGGAAATAGTAGGAAAAGGTCGATTCGGCGAAGTCTGGCGTGGAAAATGGTGCGGGGAAGACGTAGCTGTGAAAATCTTTTCCTCGAGAGATGAAAGGTCTTGGTTTCGTGAAGCAGAAATCTATCAGACAATTATGCTGAGGCATGAAAATATCTTGGGTTTTATTGCTGCTGATAACAAGG ATAATGGAACTTGGACCCAGCTGTGGCTTGTATCGGACTACTATGAGCAAGGGTCTTTGTTTGACTACTTAAACAGCAACACTGTGACAGCGGACAGGATGATAAAGCTGACCTTTTCAATAGCAAGCGGCCTAGCACATCTTCACATGGAGATTGTCGGCACCCAAG GCAAACCAGCTATTTCACATAGAGACCTGAAATCTAAAAATATTTTAGTCAAAAGGAATGAAACTTGTGCCATTGCTGACCTAGGACTGGCGGTGAAGCATGACTCTCTATTAAACACAATTGACATACCTCAAAATCCTAGAGTGGGAACCAAGAG GTACATGGCTCCAGAAATACTTGATGACACAATGAGCATGAATATCTTCGAGTCCTTTAAGCGTGCAGACATCTATTCTCTTGGGCTGGTGTACTGGGAGATATCCCGAAGATGTGCAGTTGGAG GAATTGTTGAAGAATACCAGTTACCTTATTATGACGTTGTGCCTTCTGATCCTTCAATAGAAGATATGAGAAGGGTAGTCTGTGAACAAAAACTTAGACCAAATATCCCAAATCAGTGGCAAAGCTGTGAG GCGCTCAGAATAATGGGCCGAATAATGCGCGAATGCTGGTACGCCAACGGGGCAGCTCGACTGACAGCGCTTCGCATTAAGAAGACCATTTCTCAACTCTGCATACAAGAAGATTCCAAAGCTTAA